One part of the Truepera radiovictrix DSM 17093 genome encodes these proteins:
- a CDS encoding glycosyl transferase family protein, whose amino-acid sequence MTPHPTPPHPTLHPPSQLVLVSNGPGELYTWVRPVLRELRRQAPAVRAAISLVPCQFASGSEARIAATFGADAVTTPGDFVRFMAGGALPGVGAGEGAVLGLGGGPGLTLKLAQRLRFRAFRYAFVPYWHPSLTALFVDSPRTAQRARLLGAPASRLEVVGNLVADAVEDAEPAAEPGSPHLLLFCGSRDAFAVHLIPLMLAVADALHHALPRARFVWPVSRLLSAEALAAGIAGAHKDTLGGLAGRRDGDSVLTPGGARVELVPEEARYAHMRVADLALTLPGTNTLELGVAGVPAVVVLPLNKPEVIPLEGPGHWLSLVPLVGTALKRHAVRLAAPHLPVSLPNHLSGEDLMLELKGVLTHEHVAQAALALLGDDAERHRRRARLLATMPRPGAAARLVSRVLER is encoded by the coding sequence ATGACACCACACCCCACCCCACCGCACCCAACACTGCACCCCCCCTCCCAACTCGTCCTCGTCAGCAACGGCCCCGGTGAGCTCTACACCTGGGTCCGGCCCGTGCTGCGCGAGCTGCGGCGGCAAGCGCCCGCGGTGCGCGCGGCGATCAGCCTCGTACCGTGTCAGTTCGCGAGCGGCAGCGAGGCGCGTATCGCCGCGACCTTCGGGGCGGACGCGGTGACGACGCCGGGCGACTTCGTGCGCTTCATGGCGGGGGGGGCGCTGCCGGGGGTCGGCGCGGGCGAGGGCGCCGTGCTGGGGCTCGGCGGCGGCCCCGGGCTGACCCTCAAGCTGGCGCAGCGGCTCCGCTTCCGCGCCTTTCGCTACGCCTTCGTCCCCTACTGGCACCCCAGCCTCACCGCGCTCTTCGTCGACAGCCCGCGCACGGCGCAGCGCGCGCGGCTCCTGGGGGCGCCCGCGTCGCGCCTCGAGGTCGTCGGCAACCTCGTCGCCGACGCCGTCGAGGACGCCGAACCCGCCGCCGAGCCCGGATCGCCCCATTTGCTGCTCTTCTGCGGCTCCCGCGACGCCTTCGCGGTGCACCTCATCCCCCTGATGCTCGCCGTCGCCGACGCGCTGCACCACGCCCTCCCGCGCGCGCGCTTCGTCTGGCCGGTGAGCCGCCTATTGAGCGCCGAGGCGCTGGCGGCGGGGATCGCGGGCGCGCACAAAGACACCCTGGGCGGCCTCGCGGGGCGGCGCGACGGCGACAGCGTCCTGACCCCGGGCGGCGCGCGCGTCGAGCTGGTGCCCGAGGAGGCGCGCTACGCCCACATGCGCGTCGCCGACCTCGCCCTGACGCTCCCCGGCACCAACACCCTCGAGCTCGGCGTCGCGGGGGTGCCGGCGGTCGTCGTGCTGCCGCTCAATAAACCCGAGGTCATCCCGCTCGAGGGGCCCGGCCACTGGCTCTCGCTGGTGCCCCTTGTCGGCACCGCCTTAAAGCGCCACGCCGTCCGCCTCGCCGCGCCGCACCTGCCGGTCTCGCTCCCCAACCACCTGAGCGGCGAAGACCTGATGCTCGAGCTTAAAGGGGTTCTCACCCACGAGCACGTCGCGCAGGCGGCGCTCGCGCTGCTCGGGGACGACGCCGAACGACACCGCCGGCGCGCGCGGCTTTTGGCGACGATGCCGCGCCCCGGCGCCGCCGCGCGGCTCGTCTCGCGGGTGCTCGAGCGATGA
- the lpxA gene encoding acyl-ACP--UDP-N-acetylglucosamine O-acyltransferase — protein MSPKPVNPEPAPPEVHPSAVVHDGATLGPGCRVGPFVVVEADVTVGAQSVLEAGTVLQRGSRVGARCRLGPYATVGGEPMDTKFRGEPSYAVLEDEVVLREFASVHRASGEGQATRVGRKTLVMAYAHVSHNVQVGQGCVLTTQVQLGGHSEVGDFAVLGSAALLHQGCRVGAYAMYGAGSAANQDILPYSMARGNPARHYRLNRVGLTRHGVTGERYRALERAVRAFRRRDWALLEALALESAEVRTMLDFRARSKRGLCGFV, from the coding sequence GTGAGCCCCAAACCCGTGAACCCCGAACCCGCCCCCCCCGAGGTGCACCCGAGCGCGGTTGTTCACGACGGCGCGACCCTCGGACCGGGGTGCCGCGTCGGCCCTTTCGTGGTCGTCGAGGCGGACGTCACGGTCGGGGCGCAGAGCGTGCTCGAGGCGGGTACGGTGCTCCAGCGCGGCAGCCGCGTCGGCGCGCGCTGCCGCTTGGGGCCCTACGCGACCGTGGGCGGCGAACCGATGGACACCAAGTTTCGGGGGGAGCCGAGCTACGCCGTTTTGGAGGACGAGGTGGTGCTGCGCGAGTTCGCCAGCGTGCACCGCGCGAGCGGCGAGGGCCAAGCGACGCGGGTCGGCCGCAAGACGCTGGTGATGGCCTACGCGCACGTCTCGCACAACGTGCAAGTCGGCCAGGGGTGCGTGCTCACCACCCAGGTGCAGCTCGGCGGCCACAGCGAGGTCGGCGACTTCGCGGTGCTCGGTTCGGCGGCCCTCTTGCACCAGGGCTGCCGCGTCGGCGCCTACGCCATGTACGGCGCGGGCAGCGCCGCCAACCAGGACATCTTGCCCTACAGCATGGCGCGCGGCAACCCGGCGCGGCACTACCGGCTCAACCGCGTCGGGCTGACGCGCCACGGCGTCACCGGCGAGCGCTACCGGGCGCTCGAGCGCGCCGTGCGCGCCTTTCGCCGCCGCGACTGGGCGCTTTTGGAGGCGCTCGCGCTCGAGAGCGCCGAGGTGCGCACCATGCTCGACTTTAGGGCGCGTTCCAAACGGGGGTTATGCGGCTTCGTGTAG
- the fabZ gene encoding 3-hydroxyacyl-ACP dehydratase FabZ codes for MSDAQETPIDIRALLPHRYPFLFVDAFVSQEGDTFECRKNVSHGEPFFQGHFPQEPVMPGVLILEALAQAAGVGLAVREGWHRRPRGDAPIGYLAGVDNAKFKRKVVPGDVLRLTGTITLFRRRLCRVAARALVGEEVAAEAELSFVFADQP; via the coding sequence ATGAGCGACGCCCAGGAAACGCCCATCGACATCCGCGCCCTCTTGCCCCACCGCTACCCCTTTTTGTTCGTCGACGCCTTTGTCTCGCAAGAGGGCGACACCTTCGAGTGCCGCAAAAACGTCTCGCACGGCGAGCCCTTTTTCCAGGGGCACTTCCCGCAGGAGCCGGTGATGCCGGGGGTGCTGATCCTCGAGGCGCTCGCGCAGGCCGCCGGCGTCGGGCTCGCGGTGCGCGAGGGGTGGCACCGACGGCCCCGCGGGGACGCGCCCATCGGCTACCTCGCAGGGGTTGACAACGCCAAGTTCAAACGCAAGGTCGTCCCGGGCGACGTGCTGCGGCTCACGGGCACCATCACCCTCTTTCGCCGCCGCCTCTGCCGCGTCGCGGCGCGCGCGCTCGTCGGCGAGGAGGTCGCGGCCGAGGCCGAGCTGTCGTTCGTGTTCGCCGATCAGCCCTAG
- a CDS encoding Gfo/Idh/MocA family oxidoreductase, whose protein sequence is MKRLKVAVVGFGVMGRNHAGVYAVLPHTDLVAVVDPSEERRAEAAQRFAVQTFPDVGAMLARLGGQLDAVSVAAPTSYHYPLTETLLKAGLHVLVEKPVATNVQHAERLVALSRRLGLTLQVGHITRFYQAVELLGKRITCPYLIEARRLTPNARIKDVGVILDLMIHDIDIVLGIVPGPITGVSVAGHVLNGDPHEDVAAAQITFQNGCIARFLASRVAPDAERTLVVAEPQQTLRVDFGKEPHTEVSVYRPIAEAQGRSEVRLDRVVVHEDNPLRRELEHFLARIRRSAPPIGTLDDDLRSLKLATQLIEQLKVQRYERGAVPVLA, encoded by the coding sequence ATGAAGCGCCTTAAGGTTGCCGTCGTCGGATTCGGCGTGATGGGCCGCAACCACGCCGGCGTGTACGCGGTGCTCCCCCACACCGACCTCGTCGCGGTCGTCGACCCGAGCGAGGAGCGGCGCGCCGAGGCGGCGCAGCGCTTTGCGGTGCAGACGTTTCCCGACGTCGGCGCCATGCTCGCGCGCCTAGGGGGGCAACTCGACGCCGTCAGCGTCGCTGCCCCGACGAGCTACCACTACCCGCTGACCGAAACGCTGCTCAAAGCCGGCTTGCACGTGCTCGTCGAAAAACCCGTCGCGACCAACGTGCAGCACGCCGAACGCCTTGTGGCGCTCAGCCGCCGCCTCGGGCTCACCTTGCAGGTCGGGCACATCACGCGCTTTTACCAGGCGGTCGAGCTCCTCGGCAAACGCATCACCTGCCCGTACCTCATCGAGGCGCGGCGCCTCACACCCAACGCCCGCATCAAGGACGTCGGGGTGATTTTAGACCTCATGATCCACGACATCGATATCGTCTTGGGCATTGTACCGGGCCCCATCACGGGCGTCAGCGTCGCGGGGCACGTGCTAAACGGCGACCCGCACGAGGACGTGGCGGCGGCGCAGATCACCTTTCAAAACGGCTGCATCGCGCGCTTTTTGGCCTCGCGCGTGGCGCCCGACGCCGAACGCACGCTCGTGGTGGCCGAACCGCAGCAGACCCTGCGCGTCGACTTCGGCAAAGAGCCGCACACCGAGGTCTCGGTCTACCGGCCGATTGCCGAAGCGCAGGGGCGCTCCGAAGTGCGCCTCGACCGCGTGGTGGTTCACGAGGACAACCCCTTAAGGCGCGAGCTCGAGCACTTTTTGGCCCGCATCCGCCGCAGCGCGCCGCCTATTGGCACCCTGGATGACGACCTGCGCTCGCTCAAGCTCGCCACGCAGCTCATCGAGCAGCTCAAGGTGCAGCGCTACGAACGGGGCGCCGTACCGGTGCTCGCTTAA
- a CDS encoding UDP-3-O-acyl-N-acetylglucosamine deacetylase, whose product MISGHGLHTGAPSWVRLYREAGPVRFRRGGATIPAHVDFVVDTRRSTTLGTAGGRVATVEHLLAALYASGWWEGLVIEVSADELPILDGSAAPWLELLGDLGPPPPPPQGLVVENAFSLRHAHSTLRVHPGPARLCAEIHFAHPAIGKQRWCGGPQRFGELLEARTFGFLSDLEALRAQGLATAASLQNAIVYGSEGPLSPLRFPDEPVRHKALDALGDLYLLGRPLLGCVEVIRGSHSAHVAFAQALLREAMLLSLRPS is encoded by the coding sequence ATGATTAGCGGTCACGGCCTCCACACGGGGGCCCCCTCGTGGGTACGCCTCTACCGCGAGGCGGGGCCCGTGCGCTTTCGCCGCGGTGGGGCGACCATTCCGGCGCACGTCGACTTCGTCGTCGACACCCGCCGCAGCACGACCCTGGGCACCGCGGGGGGGCGCGTCGCCACGGTCGAGCACCTGCTGGCCGCGCTCTACGCGAGCGGGTGGTGGGAGGGGCTCGTTATCGAGGTCTCCGCCGACGAGCTGCCCATCTTAGACGGGTCGGCGGCGCCGTGGCTCGAGCTCCTCGGTGACCTCGGCCCCCCACCGCCACCGCCCCAGGGGCTGGTGGTCGAGAACGCCTTCTCCTTGAGGCACGCCCACAGCACCCTGCGCGTGCACCCCGGTCCGGCGCGCCTCTGCGCCGAGATCCACTTCGCCCACCCCGCGATCGGCAAGCAGCGCTGGTGCGGCGGCCCACAGCGCTTCGGCGAGCTCCTTGAAGCGCGCACCTTCGGCTTTTTGAGCGACCTTGAGGCGCTGCGCGCTCAAGGGTTGGCGACCGCAGCGAGCTTGCAAAATGCTATTGTTTACGGCAGCGAGGGGCCGCTCTCACCGCTGCGCTTCCCCGACGAGCCGGTTCGGCATAAAGCGCTCGACGCCCTCGGCGACCTCTACTTGCTGGGGCGCCCGCTTTTGGGGTGCGTCGAGGTCATCCGGGGTTCGCACAGCGCTCACGTCGCCTTCGCGCAGGCGCTGTTACGTGAGGCTATGTTACTGTCCCTAAGGCCGTCGTGA
- the lpxD gene encoding UDP-3-O-(3-hydroxymyristoyl)glucosamine N-acyltransferase → MRPALRRLALLGALLLPTALAQGAAAPPPPAERAGDTPLFPLGALEAGARGYALTTGANNRPERLEVEVIALQYDLGTAFPLVLVETSGPLVERAGGIAAGMSGSPVYLPYGGEDALLGAIGFTFPDGSGGLGLVTPIGAMRQAEAPEARPAAFGPPFDPRAAAPVRTPLLLEGLSGRAARLLGPLLAAQGLPATLQVPTRLQVQGRAGAPPHADADAAFEPAPGGAVSVQLVRGDLTVAAVGTLTLVEGGRFWAFGHPLLNQGEVSFALAPAYVTAVVPNRTLPFKLADSGRRVLGAVTQDRPAALSGTLGEAPQFVPVTLTLQRGEAQASAHLEVTALEALFAPLLATASLQLLDDFLAETRGGTAELAWEIALRGGRTLRLLAQTTDPADIALVTAALAAEPLALLAENPFRAPGLGRVALHVALERDARVAEIADVVLEDAVVPAGGSVGVNVRLQPFRQDPVVQRLSVPLPEALAGEVELTVRGGLSPLEADDAGAPPLSFEEFLAGLERSVQARELVVEAFVGGELQLLTRQLLPHLVSGSVTRSVTVEGPADAADPAADTETDPETGGAAPPRRRHPTPRGAPLGRSPPHPAAGGPAVRPHPITAAQLAAQLGGRLEGDDRPVTALADPTAALPDSAVVVTSAAALEALSTQPVAAQLGALVLPDALCPAPRVACPIIWVRDVRLALARLSALFAPPPPRPQLSDGAVVAPDATLGEAVSVGAGAVIGAGAVIGAGSRVGPGCVLGEGVTLGPDCVLHANVTLYPGTALGARVIVHSGAVLGADGFGYAFGPQGAVKIHHLGGVVIEDDVEVGANTCIDRGTLLDTRVGARTKIDNLCQIGHNVQIGPDCVIAGGSAIGGSTVLERGVLLGGAVAVTDHVRLGAGARVGGRSSVTKSVPAGETWAGYPAKPQRKWVRELYLIGKLEAIWASVRAQGRPVSGARTGDD, encoded by the coding sequence ATGCGCCCCGCTCTACGCCGCCTCGCCCTCCTCGGTGCGCTCTTGTTGCCCACCGCGCTCGCCCAGGGAGCCGCAGCGCCTCCGCCCCCAGCGGAGCGCGCCGGCGACACCCCGCTGTTTCCGCTCGGGGCGCTCGAGGCCGGCGCCCGCGGCTACGCCCTGACGACCGGCGCGAACAACCGCCCAGAGCGCCTCGAGGTCGAGGTGATCGCCCTGCAGTACGACCTCGGCACGGCCTTTCCGCTCGTGCTGGTAGAGACCTCGGGGCCGCTCGTCGAGCGCGCCGGGGGGATCGCCGCGGGGATGAGCGGGAGCCCGGTCTACCTCCCTTACGGGGGTGAAGACGCGCTCCTGGGCGCGATCGGTTTTACCTTTCCCGACGGGAGCGGCGGGCTCGGCCTCGTCACGCCCATCGGGGCGATGCGTCAGGCCGAAGCGCCCGAAGCGCGCCCCGCGGCCTTCGGCCCCCCCTTCGACCCGCGCGCCGCCGCACCGGTCCGGACGCCGCTCCTCCTCGAAGGGCTCTCGGGCCGCGCCGCGAGGCTGCTTGGGCCCCTGTTGGCGGCGCAGGGGCTGCCGGCCACCCTGCAGGTGCCGACCCGGCTCCAGGTGCAGGGGCGGGCCGGCGCCCCGCCTCACGCCGACGCCGACGCGGCCTTTGAACCCGCGCCGGGCGGGGCGGTGAGCGTGCAGCTCGTCCGCGGCGACCTCACCGTGGCCGCCGTCGGGACCCTGACGCTCGTCGAGGGGGGGCGCTTCTGGGCTTTCGGGCACCCGCTCCTCAACCAGGGGGAGGTCTCGTTCGCGCTCGCCCCCGCCTACGTCACCGCCGTCGTCCCCAACCGCACGCTGCCCTTTAAGCTCGCCGACAGCGGCCGGCGGGTGCTCGGCGCCGTGACGCAAGACCGGCCCGCGGCGCTGAGCGGCACGCTCGGCGAGGCGCCCCAGTTCGTCCCCGTCACGCTCACCTTGCAGCGCGGTGAAGCGCAGGCTTCAGCCCACCTCGAGGTCACCGCGTTAGAGGCGCTCTTCGCCCCCCTGCTGGCCACCGCCAGCCTCCAGCTGCTCGACGACTTTTTGGCCGAGACCCGCGGCGGCACCGCCGAGCTCGCCTGGGAGATCGCGCTGCGCGGCGGCCGGACGCTGCGGCTCCTGGCGCAGACGACCGACCCCGCCGACATCGCCCTGGTGACGGCGGCGCTCGCCGCCGAGCCCCTGGCGCTCCTCGCCGAGAACCCCTTTCGGGCGCCCGGGCTGGGGCGCGTCGCGTTGCACGTCGCTTTGGAGCGCGACGCGCGCGTCGCCGAGATCGCCGACGTCGTGTTGGAAGACGCGGTCGTCCCCGCGGGGGGGAGCGTGGGCGTCAACGTGCGGCTGCAACCCTTTCGCCAAGACCCCGTGGTGCAGCGCCTCAGCGTGCCCCTCCCCGAGGCGCTCGCGGGGGAGGTCGAGCTGACCGTGCGCGGCGGCCTCTCCCCCCTCGAGGCCGACGACGCCGGCGCCCCCCCGCTCTCTTTCGAGGAGTTTCTCGCCGGGCTCGAACGGAGCGTTCAGGCCCGCGAGCTCGTCGTCGAAGCGTTTGTGGGCGGCGAGCTGCAGCTGCTCACGCGCCAACTGCTGCCCCACCTCGTGTCGGGGAGCGTGACGCGCTCTGTCACCGTCGAGGGTCCGGCAGACGCCGCCGACCCCGCAGCCGACACCGAAACCGACCCCGAGACGGGGGGGGCCGCTCCCCCCCGCCGACGACACCCCACCCCCCGAGGAGCCCCCCTTGGACGATCCCCCCCTCACCCCGCCGCCGGAGGCCCGGCCGTGAGGCCGCACCCCATCACCGCCGCGCAGCTCGCCGCGCAGCTCGGTGGGCGCCTCGAGGGCGACGACCGCCCCGTCACCGCCCTCGCCGACCCTACCGCCGCGCTCCCCGACAGCGCCGTCGTGGTCACCTCCGCCGCCGCGCTAGAGGCGCTCAGCACACAACCCGTAGCGGCGCAGCTCGGCGCGCTCGTCCTCCCCGACGCGCTTTGCCCAGCCCCCCGCGTCGCCTGCCCGATCATCTGGGTGCGCGACGTGCGCCTCGCGCTCGCTCGCCTCAGCGCCCTCTTCGCCCCGCCCCCACCCCGACCGCAGCTGAGCGACGGGGCGGTCGTCGCGCCCGACGCCACCCTGGGCGAAGCGGTTAGCGTCGGCGCGGGGGCGGTGATCGGCGCGGGGGCGGTGATCGGCGCGGGGAGCCGCGTCGGTCCGGGGTGCGTGCTCGGCGAGGGCGTCACGCTCGGACCCGACTGCGTGCTGCACGCCAACGTCACCCTCTACCCCGGCACCGCGCTCGGCGCGCGGGTGATCGTCCATAGCGGCGCGGTGCTCGGCGCCGACGGTTTCGGCTACGCCTTCGGCCCGCAAGGGGCGGTCAAGATCCACCACCTGGGCGGGGTCGTCATCGAAGACGACGTCGAGGTCGGCGCGAACACCTGTATCGACCGCGGTACCCTGCTCGACACCCGCGTCGGCGCGCGCACGAAGATCGACAACCTCTGCCAGATCGGCCACAACGTGCAGATCGGCCCCGACTGCGTCATCGCGGGGGGGAGCGCAATCGGCGGCAGCACCGTTTTGGAGCGCGGCGTCCTTTTGGGGGGCGCGGTCGCCGTGACCGACCACGTGCGCCTCGGCGCCGGCGCCCGCGTCGGGGGGCGCTCGAGCGTCACCAAAAGCGTCCCGGCCGGGGAGACCTGGGCGGGCTACCCCGCCAAACCGCAGCGCAAATGGGTGCGCGAGCTCTACCTTATCGGTAAGCTCGAGGCCATCTGGGCGAGCGTCAGGGCGCAGGGACGTCCCGTGAGCGGCGCGCGGACGGGGGATGACTAG
- a CDS encoding rod shape-determining protein, with translation MFRGARVGIDVGTTAVRVCVKGRGVILREPTVVALDKATGTPRAVGRAALQLLGEAPGDVIPVRPLQDGLITEEALLEEVLREVLRRLVSAPRRLLRGALGPSVALCLPAAATPAQTRAALATVQDGGARAVELVDPPLAAALGAGLPVTEAAGCFVADLGGGSTDLAVIALGGVVVGETLRVAGGTFDEAVVRAVRRHHGVLIGERSGEELKRRIGSVSSEAEKAAADETLEVRGRDVARGLPKTVTVSRAEVGEALQEGAARLASAVRRLLETAPAELTADIVRSGLVLTGGGSYLRGLDSYLQTHTGLPVTRAPSAEDCTAVGALRALSCPEPLRAAPRT, from the coding sequence GTGTTTAGGGGCGCAAGGGTCGGGATCGACGTCGGCACGACGGCGGTGCGGGTCTGCGTCAAGGGGCGCGGGGTCATCCTGCGCGAACCCACCGTCGTCGCCCTCGACAAGGCCACGGGCACGCCGCGCGCGGTCGGGCGGGCGGCGCTGCAGCTGCTCGGCGAGGCCCCCGGCGACGTCATCCCCGTACGCCCGCTTCAAGACGGGCTCATCACCGAAGAGGCGCTGCTCGAGGAGGTGCTGCGGGAGGTGCTGCGGCGGCTCGTCTCGGCGCCGCGCCGCCTCCTCCGAGGGGCGCTCGGCCCGAGCGTAGCGCTCTGCCTCCCAGCCGCAGCGACCCCGGCGCAGACGCGCGCCGCCCTCGCCACGGTGCAAGACGGCGGCGCCAGAGCCGTCGAGCTGGTCGACCCCCCCCTCGCCGCCGCCCTCGGCGCGGGGCTCCCCGTGACCGAAGCGGCCGGGTGCTTCGTCGCCGACCTCGGTGGCGGCAGCACCGACCTCGCGGTGATCGCCCTCGGCGGCGTCGTGGTCGGTGAAACGCTGCGGGTCGCGGGGGGCACCTTTGACGAGGCCGTCGTCCGCGCCGTGCGGCGCCACCACGGGGTCCTTATCGGCGAACGCAGCGGTGAGGAGCTCAAGCGCCGCATCGGGAGCGTGAGCAGCGAAGCCGAGAAGGCTGCGGCCGACGAGACGCTCGAGGTGCGGGGGCGCGACGTCGCCCGCGGCCTCCCCAAGACGGTCACGGTGAGCCGCGCCGAGGTTGGTGAAGCGCTGCAAGAGGGGGCCGCGCGCCTCGCGAGCGCCGTGCGCCGCCTTTTAGAGACCGCCCCCGCCGAGCTCACCGCCGACATCGTGCGTAGCGGGCTCGTCCTGACAGGTGGTGGGAGCTACCTGCGCGGGCTCGACAGCTACCTGCAGACCCACACGGGGCTCCCCGTGACGCGCGCACCGAGCGCCGAGGACTGCACCGCGGTGGGTGCGCTGCGCGCGCTGTCGTGCCCCGAGCCCCTGCGGGCAGCGCCGCGCACCTAA
- the tsaB gene encoding tRNA (adenosine(37)-N6)-threonylcarbamoyltransferase complex dimerization subunit type 1 TsaB codes for MTDPATNLTGTPLYLGLDTASAFLALALWSPHGGLVAACCEEVGREHARRLPRALDEVFERAGRTPRDLAGVAVGVGPGSYTGLRVGVAAAQGLARGLGVPLRGETSLAAQAASVLGPDLPAALVALDARRGNVYAGVYRYAPQGPVLAGDIVKASRDALRAAHPLPYFENLAPDAGYLARCAQRGASALRPLYL; via the coding sequence GTGACCGACCCAGCGACCAACCTCACCGGCACCCCGCTCTACCTCGGCCTCGACACGGCGAGCGCGTTTCTCGCGCTCGCCCTCTGGTCGCCGCACGGCGGCCTCGTCGCCGCCTGTTGCGAAGAGGTCGGGCGCGAACACGCGCGGCGTTTGCCCAGGGCGCTGGACGAGGTTTTCGAACGGGCGGGGCGAACGCCGCGCGACCTTGCGGGCGTCGCGGTAGGTGTGGGCCCCGGGTCGTACACCGGGCTGCGGGTCGGCGTCGCGGCGGCGCAGGGGCTCGCCAGGGGGCTCGGGGTGCCGCTGCGCGGTGAGACCAGCCTCGCCGCGCAGGCCGCGAGCGTGCTCGGCCCCGACCTGCCCGCAGCGCTCGTCGCCCTCGACGCGCGGCGCGGCAACGTCTACGCCGGCGTCTACCGCTACGCGCCGCAGGGGCCGGTGCTAGCGGGCGACATCGTCAAAGCGAGCCGCGACGCGCTCCGCGCCGCACACCCGCTGCCCTACTTCGAAAACCTCGCCCCCGACGCCGGCTACTTGGCGCGCTGCGCGCAGAGGGGCGCCAGTGCCCTCCGCCCGCTCTACCTGTAG
- the tsaE gene encoding tRNA (adenosine(37)-N6)-threonylcarbamoyltransferase complex ATPase subunit type 1 TsaE, with translation MPLLLPTLDATAAFAGELAQSAPAGTLLVLLGPLGVGKTTLVQQLGRALGSTAQITSPTYTLIHEYPTPAGPLVHLDAYRLGGDASAAQTLFDLGLDDYLARARLVAAEWGAGLVEVVPEAWVVQLEPAAGDARRVTVTQRGRVLF, from the coding sequence GTGCCGCTTTTGTTGCCGACGCTCGACGCCACCGCCGCCTTTGCCGGCGAGCTCGCCCAGAGCGCCCCCGCCGGGACGCTCCTCGTCCTGCTCGGGCCGCTCGGGGTCGGCAAAACGACCCTCGTCCAGCAGCTCGGGCGCGCGCTCGGCAGCACCGCGCAGATCACCAGCCCGACCTACACGCTGATCCACGAATACCCTACGCCCGCGGGGCCGCTCGTACACCTCGACGCGTACCGGCTCGGGGGCGACGCCAGCGCCGCCCAAACGCTCTTCGACCTCGGTCTAGACGACTACCTCGCGCGCGCGCGGCTCGTCGCGGCCGAGTGGGGGGCGGGGCTCGTGGAGGTCGTACCGGAGGCGTGGGTGGTGCAGCTCGAGCCCGCAGCGGGCGACGCGCGGCGCGTCACGGTGACGCAGCGGGGACGGGTCCTGTTCTAG
- the gmk gene encoding guanylate kinase: MSAKRSGILFVMTGASGVGKDTIRQAALPDLDNLFFSISATTRARRPGEVHGKQYFFYDKAAFEALLREDALLEYAEYVGDYYGTPAAPVHEALASGQDVLLELELVGAREVKRRLPEAIMIFIAPPSLSELERRLRGRGTDSESRIQKRLARAREEIRAVKEFDYVVVNDTLSTAVRDFCSIIHAERARTKHLSARDIANFLREL, translated from the coding sequence ATGTCTGCTAAACGCTCCGGCATCCTGTTCGTCATGACGGGGGCTTCTGGGGTGGGCAAGGATACCATCCGGCAGGCGGCCTTGCCCGACCTGGACAATCTCTTTTTCTCGATTTCGGCGACCACCCGCGCGCGCCGCCCGGGCGAGGTGCACGGCAAGCAGTACTTTTTTTACGACAAAGCGGCCTTCGAGGCGCTGCTGCGCGAGGACGCGCTTTTGGAGTACGCCGAGTACGTCGGCGACTACTACGGCACGCCGGCGGCGCCCGTGCACGAGGCGCTCGCGAGCGGCCAGGACGTGCTCTTAGAGCTCGAGCTGGTCGGTGCGCGCGAGGTCAAAAGGCGGCTGCCCGAGGCGATCATGATCTTTATCGCCCCGCCCAGTTTGAGCGAGCTCGAACGCCGCCTGCGGGGCCGCGGCACCGACTCCGAGTCGCGCATCCAGAAGCGCCTCGCGCGCGCGCGCGAGGAGATCCGCGCCGTCAAGGAGTTCGACTACGTGGTCGTCAACGACACCTTGAGCACCGCCGTGCGCGACTTTTGCAGCATCATCCACGCCGAGCGCGCCCGCACCAAACACTTGAGCGCGCGCGACATCGCCAACTTTTTGCGCGAGCTCTAA
- a CDS encoding DNA-directed RNA polymerase subunit omega: MAQEGFDTLMALTDSRYTLSMIVARRAAQLKLGLPSVLPKEELPVTRNTVTIAMKELERGAALRWGRDLPSTEELRALVERERREESPAYSVSRRPAAEDDL; this comes from the coding sequence ATGGCACAAGAAGGCTTTGACACCCTGATGGCGCTGACCGACTCGCGCTACACCCTTTCGATGATCGTCGCGCGGCGCGCCGCGCAGCTTAAACTCGGTCTCCCCAGCGTGCTCCCCAAAGAGGAGCTGCCGGTAACGCGCAACACCGTCACCATCGCTATGAAAGAGCTCGAGCGGGGGGCGGCGCTGCGGTGGGGGCGGGACCTGCCGAGCACCGAGGAGCTGCGCGCGCTCGTCGAGCGCGAGCGGCGCGAGGAGTCGCCCGCCTACAGCGTCTCGCGGCGTCCGGCCGCCGAAGACGACCTGTAA